The nucleotide sequence CCGAGGCTCCCAAGCCGCGCTTTAAAACCAAGCCTTCGCGCGCCGCCAAGCAGCGGCGCATGGACGCCAAGCGGCGGCTCGGCGATAAGAAGCAAACCCGTCGTGCGGTTGGAGCCACGCGGGAGTTCGAGTGAACAGCATTATCTTCGTGGAGCTGAAGCCATGACCCAATATTTCGATATTTCGCTGACCATTTCCTCCGAGCTGCCGCGTTGGCCGGGTAGTCCGCCCGTTGAATTCACCCGCCGCCGCGACATGGCGCGGGGCGATCCTGTCAACGACGGCGCGCTGAGCTTCGGCGTCCATACCGGCACCCATGTCGATGCGCCCGTTCACTTTTTAGCGAACGGTACGGATGTGACCCAACTAGCGCTGGATGCCTTGCTCGGGCCGGCGGTCGTGGCGGCGTTGCCGGGCGTCGATGCGGTTAGCGCCCGCGATCTGGAAGCCCTCGATTTACCCGCCGACACGCAGCGTTTGTTGCTGCGCACCCGCAATTCCGAGGGCTGGCGGCAGGGCGAGCGCGAATTCCGCAAAGATTTCGTGGCGCTGACCGCCGACGCCGCGCGCTGGGTGGTGGCGCGCGGTTTGCGCTTGATCGGCGTCGATTATCTATCAGTGCAACGCTTTCACGACGGGCCGGACACTCACATCGCTTTGTTGGAAGCCGACGTGGTGATTCTGGAGGGTTTAAATTTGGCCGAGATCGAGCCGGGTCCTTACGAACTGATCGCGCTACCGCTCAAGCTGGCCGGTGGCGATGGCGCGCCCGCGCGGGCGGTACTCAAAAGTTTGGCGGGCTGACGGAGAGTGTTTTGTCGTTGGGCCAGCCGCTTTTTACACGTTGGTTACAAACTTAATAAAACTCCAGGATTCTGAAATGGCTGTGAAATTCTTTTAAGTGATGATCGCCCTGAATCTTGAAAGACCGAATAGGTCCGCCGCGGCATAGCCGATAGAGTTCAGGGGACATGGCCATGGGCATAGAAATAACCGCTATCGATGTTCGGATAGAAAAATTCAGTTTGCCCGCGATGGCCGGGGCTGCGGCGTTTCTGCAACGAACCGGCCCGCTCAACATGCCCTTGCTTAGCTTATACGGCTTACCCGTAGTAGGCGGCGCGCTCGCTGCCTACAATATTTTGGTTGAAATGCCAGGCACGGTGACGATGACCGACACCAATACCATGGTGCAGAACGTGATCGACCGTCTTGAGTTTTTTCGCAGGTTCAATAAAAACCGCAAAATGAGCAGGCTCAATATTCTCGATCACGGTAATCCGAAGCAAATGGAAATCGGTAGCGATTGCATCGACGAGAAAAATATCGATTCTTTTTCCAAAATCTTGGGTTTGCTCAAAGGTAAATTCGATCAAAGCGGTTTTGTGCATCTGCAAAATTGCGAGATCGGTAACAACGAGAAATTGCTCGCCGCTTTCGCCCGCATCATCAACGTGCCGGTCTATGCGGGCACGGGCTCCCACAATAGTGTTCTCCGCTTAAACACCGGGGATTATGTGCGCGCCAATCCTGATGGGAGCATCAGTCGAAACGTGGCTAGACCTTAGGCGGCGCTTTGAGGGCGGTCAGACCCGTCGCGGCGGGCATCAAGCCGGGTCCGACTTTGGATCAACGGGCCAAGTTATTCCAATTTCAACGGGTCCGGCCTTAGCACCACCGCGCTGAACGGCGGCAGATTCAGCACGATGGAAAAGGCGAAGCCGTGGCTGAAGACCTCTTCGGCGGTGATCGCATAGCCCGGCACGATCTTGCTGGAACCCCCGTATTCGTGGGCGTCGCTGTGAAATACTTCCCGATACGTGGTCGGATACGGCGCGCCGATCCGATAGTGAGAATAGTGTCGGTCTGAAAAATTCAGCACGAACAGCAGCGCCTCGCGCGGATCGCGGGCCTTGCGGACGAAGCCGAGCACGCTGGTTTCCGCGCCGCCCGCATCCAGCCATTCGAAACCGGCGCCGCGAAAATCGACTTGATACAGCGCCCGCTCCCTGGCGTAGAGTCGGTTCAAAGCACCGACGAAGGTTTGCAAGCGTTGGTGGTGAGGCTGGCGCAGCAGCGGCCATTCCAGTTCGCCATCGTGGTTCCACTCGCTCGGCTGACCGAACTCCCCGCCCATGAAAATCAACTTTTTGCCGGGATGGCCGTACATGAAGGCGTACAGTACCCGCAAGTTGGCGAACTGCTGTCGTTCGTTGCCGGGCATCTTGCCCAGCAGCGATTTCTTTAAATGCACCACCTCGTCATGCGACAGCGACAGGATAAAGTTTTCGTTGAAGGCGTAGCTGAGGCCGAAATCTAGTTTGTGATGGTGGTGGCGACGGTGCTCGGGCTGCTCTTTCATGTAGGACAGCACATCGTGCATCCAACCCATGTTCCATTTGAACCCGAAGCCCAGCCCGCCCATGTGGGTGGGCCGCGACACGTTCGGCCAGGCGGTGGATTCTTCGGCGATCATCATCACGCCGGGGAACTGAGCGTGCACCACCGCGTTGGTGTGCTTGAGAAATTCGATGGCTTCCAGATTTTCGTTGCCGCCGTACTGATTGGGAATCCAGTCTTTCTTGGAATAATCCAGATACAGCATCGACGCCACCGCATCCACCCGCAGTCCGTCGAAATGGAAAGTTTTAAGCCAGTACAACGCGTTGGCGATCAGGAAGTTTTCGATTTCATGGCGGCCGTAATTGAAGATCAACGTACCCCAATCGGGATGCTCGCCCTGGCGCGGGTCGGCGTGCTCGTACAGACAGGTGCCGTCGAACCAGGCCATGGCGTGGGCGTCTTTCGGAAAATGTGCCGGCACCCAGTCCAAAATCACGCCGATGCCGTGCTGGTGGCAGCGGTCGATCAGCTCCATCAATTCTTCCGGCCGACCGTAGCGGGCGGTGGGGGCGTAAAAATTGGAAATTTGATAGCCCCAGGACGGGCCGTAGGGATGTTCGGCCAGCGGCAGAAATTCGATGTGGGTGAAGCCCATCTCCAACACGTAGGGGATCAACTGGTCGGCCAGTTCGCGGTAAGACAGAAACTCGCCATCGGCCTTGCGTCGCCACGAGCCGGAGTGGACTTCGTAAATGGCCACGGGCCGTTCCCAAACCTTGTTTTGCGCCCGCCGCTCCACCCACTCGCCGTCGTGCCAGGGATACTTGCCGTCGGGGTCGTAGACCACGCTGGCGGTGCCGGGCGGAACCTCGGTGTAAAAGGCGTATGGATCGGTTTTCAGAAACGCGGGTCCGCTGCGCGGCACGATCTCGAATTTGTAGAGTTCGCCTTCGCCCAGACCCGGCACGAACAGCTCCCAGATGCCCGAACCCGGCCGCAGTCGCAGCGGGTGGCGGCGGCCGTCCCAGTAGTTGAACGGACCCACCACGCTGATCCGTTGGGCGTTCGGCGCCCAGACCGCAAAGTTGACCCCGGCTTGGCCGTCGACTTCGCAAACGTGCGCGCCCAGCCTCTCGTAAATTTGGTAGTGGTTGCCTTCGGCGAACAAATAGCAATCCTGATCGCCCAGGAACGAGAAAGTGGCGGCATAAGGATCGACAAAAGTATGGTTGCAGCCGTGTTCGGTGGCGTTGAGCCGATAGCGTAGCGCGGTCGGATCGGCGGCGACGATCGCCTCAAACAGCCGGTCTTCCGGCACCCATTGCAGCGGATGCAGCAGGTTGGGCGCGCTTTCGAGCAGCAAACAAGGCGCTTCGGCGTCCGGCAGCAGCGCGCGAACCACGCACAAACCGGGTTCCGCCAGCGGGTGCGGTCCTAGCAGGGCGTGGGGATCGGTGAATCGCCGGGCGATATAGGGACGCTGCTTTGTCGGCTCTTTCCAAAGCGGACCGCTGTCCTCGTGTTGGAGTTTGGCGCCGTCTCCAGCGCCGTGGCTGGCGTCTTTCCCATCCTGGATGGCGTCGTGGGCGGCCCGCATCAGGGTGTCGCGGGCAACGGGTTCTGGCGGTGCAATGCCCAAATGGCCGGCCAGCACGGCGCTTTCCGTTTCGGTCAACGTGGCGCCGATAGCGGCGTTCTCCCGCAGTAGAAAGCGCAAATCGGCCGTCATGGGGTGGCCCTTGAGGCGGGCGGCGTAGGTGCGGACATCGGTCCGCAATGCATCCACATGATAAACCTGGTGCCAGAACTGGGCATTGGCCAACAGGAAGTTGCGCACTTCCGGGCGTTCCAGATCGAAAGCCAACAGGTTCGGCGCGTCCGGAGCATCAGCGTCGTAAATCCGCGAACCGTCGAACCAGCTCAACTCCTGACCCTCGCGCGGCAGCAGCGGCGGAATCCAGTCGAGGATCACTCCGATGCCGTGCTGGTGGCAGGCGTCGATGAAGGCCATCAATTCGGCGGGACGGCCGTAGCGCGGGTTGGGCGCGAAATAGCTGGACACCGTTTCGTCGAAAGTCCACAAAGCCAACTCGACATGAGTGGAGCCGTGCGCCCGCAGGTGTGGGAGCACGAGCTCTTGCAGTTGGCTGTAGCGGGAGACGCGCTCCGGGCTGGCGCTGCCCGCGCCGAAATCGACCCGGTGCACGGCGACCGGCAAGGTCCAGCCTGGGGTTTCCTGCAAGCGCGCCAGCCACAATCTGTCGTGCCAGTCGTGATGGCGCTTGAGGTCGCATATGAAGGCGGCATTATGCGGATAAATTTCGGTCTGAAAAGCCAGCGGATCGGGTTTGAGAAACACCGCGCCTTCGGCGTTGCGGATTTCGTATTTATACAGCTCGCCCAGTTCGAGATCGGGAATGAAGACTTCCCAGACACCGGAGTCGTGCCGCTCCAGGGGATGGCGGCGGCCGTCCCATTGATTGAAGGAGCCGACCACGCTGACCCGGCTGGCGTGAGGTGCCCAGAGCGTGAAATTGATCCCCCTCAGCCCTTTTTTGACCCGTGGATGCGCGCCCAACTTGCCGGATAGCGCATCGAGAGCGCCGCGCTGGAACGCTCGCCCGTCCGCTTGAGTGAAGAAGGGCTTACGGACGGCGTAAGGGTCGTGAAAGGTGTCGGCATGGCCGTTGGCATCGACCGTTACCAGCCGGTACTCCAGTTCGGTGACGCCTGGAATGTCGATGGCGAACAAGCCGTCTGGATGCAGCCGCCGCATTTCGCGCTTGCCTTTCCCATCCGCCAGCACATAAGCCTGTTCGGCCCGCGGCAGAAAAGCGCGGATCGTGAGCGCTCGTTTCCCCGCGACTGGGTGAGGCCCCAGAATGTCGTAAGGTGCGTCATGGCGCAATTCGATGATTTTCTGAATCTGTTGTTCCAGCATCGCCCTTACCTTTTTCGTCTTTAGCCGCTTTGATCGACTTGGAGTGTTCGACCCTATTTTAAATGAGTTGGCGGCCAACCAAGCAGAAAAGCAAGGGGAAAGGATGCTGCTTTGCAAAAAAATCGGGGCGAGCGGCGTCGAGTGTCGCCCCGTTGATAGCAATTGACGGATTTGGCGTTATTGGGCGGGTTGGGCCGGTGGAGCTGACGGCCCGCCGCGCATCATGCGGTGCATGGGTCGACTGGCGAAGAAATCATCCATCGCTTTTTTCTGGGCTGGATCGAGCGCGGCGTACAGATCGCCAGTCGCCTTGGCCATGGCCTTCAGGCTGGCTAAATGCTGCTCCATGCCTTGTATCATGCCTTCGAAATGGGCGACCGCGCCGGTTTCCTGGTTCCGCGCGTTCTGCCACATTTTCATCTTATCGGCATGATGGGCGTCTTGCGCGGCCAGAAAGCCTTTCCAGGCGGTCTGCTGCTCGGGCGTCAGCTTGAGCCGTCCCGCCAGTAATTCCATTTGTTCGGCGCGATGCTGCTGCATCATCGCCATCCGTTGTTCCGGGTTACCGCCCATCCGGCCGTGCCCTTTCCCCATGCCGCCGCCCATCATGCCGCAATCGCCCATGCCGCCGCCCGTCATGCCGTGGCCACCCCAAGGGCCGGCAAATCCGACCGCGGCCAAACCCAAACCCGCCACAGCGGTGGCGACCAACAACTTTTTACGTAACGGTTTCATCTTCGACTCCTGTTGTTTGCTTGGGGCTATTAGACACTGGGGATGTAACCGGGATTTTGCCGGAACCGGCATTTTGTAACGCTTTGTATCAGCCCCACAGCACGGCCAAATCGAACGGTACGGCGGCGAACGGTGATTCAGTCAGATCGGCTGCAAAAATCGCGAATCCGCTAAAACCCCGGTTTTGCGAACAGTCTACAATCGCAACAGTTTCAACGCGACTTCAAGGTATGAACGACCATCTTCTGATCGTGGACGACGACCCCGAACTGCGCCAACTGCTGGCCGACTATCTGGGCCGCAACGGTTTCCGAGTGAGTGGCGCGGCCGACGGGCGCGGACTGTGGGCGGCGCTGGAACAGGGATCGGTGGATTTGGTCATCCTCGATGTGATGCTGCCCGGCGACGACGGGCTGGTGTTATGCCGCAACCTGCGCGCCCGCTCGCCGGTCCCCATCATCATGCTGACCGCGCGCGGCGACGATACCGACCGCATCGTCGGTCTGGAAATGGGCGCCGACGACTATCTGCCCAAGCCGTTCAACCCGCGCGAACTGCTGGCGCGGATCAACAGCATCTTGCGCCGCGCCCGCAGCGCGCCCGCCGAACCGGGCGAGACCCGGCGCTTGCACTTCGCCGGCTGGACGCTGGATGTGGAGGCCCGCCAGCTCGTTGCGCCCGATGGGGTGCTGGTCCCGCTGGGTTCCAGCGAATACCGGCTGCTGCGGGTGTTTCTGGAGCATCCCCAGCGGGTGTTGAACCGAGATCAATTATTGGATTTGACCCAAGGCCGCGAGGCCACTCCCTTCGACCGCAGCATCGACGTGCAGGTCAGCCGGCTGCGGCGGCGCTTGCGCGACGATTCCCGCGAGGCGGCCATCGTCAAGACCGTGCGCAACGAAGGCTACCTGCTGGCGGCTCACGTCAGCCGGGAGTTTTGATGCGCGGGTTGCCGCAATCGCTGTTCGGCCGCCTGCTGCTGTTTCTGGCGGGCGGGCTGATCATCGCCCAATTGCTGAGCGCGGCGATCCTGCTCAAGGACCGCGATCAGGCGCTGTACCATGCCATCGGCGGTCATGTCGCCCAGCGCATTGCCGCCATCGTCAATCTGCTCGACACCCTGACTGAAAGCGAGCGCCAGCGGCTGGTCACCGCGCTGGATTTGCCGCCCACTCGCATCAGCCTCGAACTCCCTTGGGAACAGACGGTGGAGCCAGACGAGCGCTATCACACAACGCTGTTCCGCGCGTTGTTGCAGCGTCAGTTGGGCGCGGATCGGATTTTCCAATTGGAAATCAACGATGAGTTGCCGCCACCGCCGCCACCGCGGGACCGGCCGCACTGGTTGAATTCGGATCAGCCGCCCGCATGGCGGGGCCGAGTCGACCGACCGCCGCGCTGGCGGATGCAAGCCATGCTGCTGGGCTTGCGCAATTTCGTGGTGCAGGTGCGTTTGCGCGATGGCGCGACGGTGACCTTCCAGCAGGTGTTGCCGGAGGAGGTGATCGCCTGGCCGGGCCGTTTGTTGTTGATCTTGCTGGTGTTGCTGGCCTCGGTGGCGATCTTGGCGGGTTTGGCGGTGCGGGCGCTCACCCGACCGCTCGCCGTCCTGGCCGATGCCGCCGCCGAACTCGGCCGCGATATCCGCCGGCCACCGCTGGACGAGGGCGGGCCGCTGGAAGTCCAGCGCGCCGCTCGCGCCTTCAACACCATGCAGGAACGGTTGATCCGCTATATCGAAGATCGCAACCGCATTCTCGCCGCCGTCTCGCACGATCTCAAGACGCCCATCACCCGGCTGCGGCTGCGCACCGAATTATTGGACGATGCGCCACTGCGGGAGAAATTTCTGACCGATCTGGACGACATGCAGCGAATGGCGCAAGCGTCGCTGGATTTTTTACGCGGCGGCGAAGACAGCGAACCGCTCGCGCCGGTCGATCTCAACGCCTTGCTGGAATCGCTCCAGGAGGACGCCGAAGACACCGGTCAGGCCATCCGCATCGACGGCGCAACCGATCGGCCGCTGCACTGCCGGCCGCTGGCCTTGAAGCGCTGTCTGACCAATCTGCTGGACAATGCCTTGAAATACGGCCAGCGCGCCGAGATCGCCGTGCAGGACACGCCGGCGCGGGTGACGCTGCGCGTTCGCGATCAGGGTCCCGGCATTCCAGAAACGGAACTGGAACGGGTGTTCGAGCCGTTTTATCGGCTGGAAAGCTCGCGCAGCCGCGACACCGGCGGCACCGGCCTAGGTTTGAGCATCGCGCGCAACATCGCCCGCGCCCACGGTGGAGAATTGACCTTGCGCAATCATCCGCGGGGTGGGTTGGAAGCGCGAGTGGAGCTTCCGCGCTGATTCAATCGCCCCCGACATTTTGGTAGTCCTCTAAGGTCAACCAGTCGCGCGGCTTGAGAAAATGCTCGTAAAGCCGGCTTTCCGGACTGTCGGGTTCGGGTTGCCAGGCGTATTCGAACCGAACCAGGGGCGGTAGCGACATCAGAATGGATTCGGTGCGCCCGCCGGATTGCAAGCCGAACAGCGTACCCCGGTCGTAGACTAGGTTGAATTCGACGTAACGCCCGCGTCGGTACAGTTGAAACGCCCGCTCGCGTTCGCCGTAGGGCAGCTCCCGCCGCCGCTCCACGATGGGCAGATAGGCTGGCAAATAGTGGTCGCCGACGCTTTGTAGAAATGCGAAGCAGCGCTCGAAGCCCCAGTCGTTGAGATCGTCGAAGAACAGCCCGCCGCTGCCGCGCGGCTCGTTGCGGTGCTTGATGAAGAAATAACGGTCGCACCACTGTTTGAAACGGGGGTAGACCTCCGGGCCGAACGGTTCGCAAGCGGTGCGAGCCGTATGGTGCCAGTGAATGCAGTCATCTTCGAAGCCGTAATACGGCGTCAGGTCGAAACCGCCGCCGAACCACCACACCGGTTCGGCCTGCTCGGACGCCGCGTTGAAAAACCGAATATTGGCATGGGAAGTGGGAACGTAAGGATTGCGCGGATGCACCACCAACGACACGCCCATGGCCTCGAAGCTCCGTCCGGCCAGTTCCGGGCGTTGGGCGGTGGCGGAGGGCGGCAGCCGGGTTCCGGCGACGTGCGAGAAGTTGATGCCGGCCTGTTCGAACACCGCCCCGTCGCGCAGGACGCGAGTGCGGC is from Candidatus Competibacteraceae bacterium and encodes:
- a CDS encoding cyclase family protein, whose protein sequence is MTQYFDISLTISSELPRWPGSPPVEFTRRRDMARGDPVNDGALSFGVHTGTHVDAPVHFLANGTDVTQLALDALLGPAVVAALPGVDAVSARDLEALDLPADTQRLLLRTRNSEGWRQGEREFRKDFVALTADAARWVVARGLRLIGVDYLSVQRFHDGPDTHIALLEADVVILEGLNLAEIEPGPYELIALPLKLAGGDGAPARAVLKSLAG
- a CDS encoding DUF4347 domain-containing protein, which encodes MAMGIEITAIDVRIEKFSLPAMAGAAAFLQRTGPLNMPLLSLYGLPVVGGALAAYNILVEMPGTVTMTDTNTMVQNVIDRLEFFRRFNKNRKMSRLNILDHGNPKQMEIGSDCIDEKNIDSFSKILGLLKGKFDQSGFVHLQNCEIGNNEKLLAAFARIINVPVYAGTGSHNSVLRLNTGDYVRANPDGSISRNVARP
- the glgB gene encoding 1,4-alpha-glucan branching protein GlgB; protein product: MLEQQIQKIIELRHDAPYDILGPHPVAGKRALTIRAFLPRAEQAYVLADGKGKREMRRLHPDGLFAIDIPGVTELEYRLVTVDANGHADTFHDPYAVRKPFFTQADGRAFQRGALDALSGKLGAHPRVKKGLRGINFTLWAPHASRVSVVGSFNQWDGRRHPLERHDSGVWEVFIPDLELGELYKYEIRNAEGAVFLKPDPLAFQTEIYPHNAAFICDLKRHHDWHDRLWLARLQETPGWTLPVAVHRVDFGAGSASPERVSRYSQLQELVLPHLRAHGSTHVELALWTFDETVSSYFAPNPRYGRPAELMAFIDACHQHGIGVILDWIPPLLPREGQELSWFDGSRIYDADAPDAPNLLAFDLERPEVRNFLLANAQFWHQVYHVDALRTDVRTYAARLKGHPMTADLRFLLRENAAIGATLTETESAVLAGHLGIAPPEPVARDTLMRAAHDAIQDGKDASHGAGDGAKLQHEDSGPLWKEPTKQRPYIARRFTDPHALLGPHPLAEPGLCVVRALLPDAEAPCLLLESAPNLLHPLQWVPEDRLFEAIVAADPTALRYRLNATEHGCNHTFVDPYAATFSFLGDQDCYLFAEGNHYQIYERLGAHVCEVDGQAGVNFAVWAPNAQRISVVGPFNYWDGRRHPLRLRPGSGIWELFVPGLGEGELYKFEIVPRSGPAFLKTDPYAFYTEVPPGTASVVYDPDGKYPWHDGEWVERRAQNKVWERPVAIYEVHSGSWRRKADGEFLSYRELADQLIPYVLEMGFTHIEFLPLAEHPYGPSWGYQISNFYAPTARYGRPEELMELIDRCHQHGIGVILDWVPAHFPKDAHAMAWFDGTCLYEHADPRQGEHPDWGTLIFNYGRHEIENFLIANALYWLKTFHFDGLRVDAVASMLYLDYSKKDWIPNQYGGNENLEAIEFLKHTNAVVHAQFPGVMMIAEESTAWPNVSRPTHMGGLGFGFKWNMGWMHDVLSYMKEQPEHRRHHHHKLDFGLSYAFNENFILSLSHDEVVHLKKSLLGKMPGNERQQFANLRVLYAFMYGHPGKKLIFMGGEFGQPSEWNHDGELEWPLLRQPHHQRLQTFVGALNRLYARERALYQVDFRGAGFEWLDAGGAETSVLGFVRKARDPREALLFVLNFSDRHYSHYRIGAPYPTTYREVFHSDAHEYGGSSKIVPGYAITAEEVFSHGFAFSIVLNLPPFSAVVLRPDPLKLE
- a CDS encoding Spy/CpxP family protein refolding chaperone; the protein is MKPLRKKLLVATAVAGLGLAAVGFAGPWGGHGMTGGGMGDCGMMGGGMGKGHGRMGGNPEQRMAMMQQHRAEQMELLAGRLKLTPEQQTAWKGFLAAQDAHHADKMKMWQNARNQETGAVAHFEGMIQGMEQHLASLKAMAKATGDLYAALDPAQKKAMDDFFASRPMHRMMRGGPSAPPAQPAQ
- a CDS encoding response regulator, producing the protein MNDHLLIVDDDPELRQLLADYLGRNGFRVSGAADGRGLWAALEQGSVDLVILDVMLPGDDGLVLCRNLRARSPVPIIMLTARGDDTDRIVGLEMGADDYLPKPFNPRELLARINSILRRARSAPAEPGETRRLHFAGWTLDVEARQLVAPDGVLVPLGSSEYRLLRVFLEHPQRVLNRDQLLDLTQGREATPFDRSIDVQVSRLRRRLRDDSREAAIVKTVRNEGYLLAAHVSREF
- a CDS encoding HAMP domain-containing protein — protein: MMRGLPQSLFGRLLLFLAGGLIIAQLLSAAILLKDRDQALYHAIGGHVAQRIAAIVNLLDTLTESERQRLVTALDLPPTRISLELPWEQTVEPDERYHTTLFRALLQRQLGADRIFQLEINDELPPPPPPRDRPHWLNSDQPPAWRGRVDRPPRWRMQAMLLGLRNFVVQVRLRDGATVTFQQVLPEEVIAWPGRLLLILLVLLASVAILAGLAVRALTRPLAVLADAAAELGRDIRRPPLDEGGPLEVQRAARAFNTMQERLIRYIEDRNRILAAVSHDLKTPITRLRLRTELLDDAPLREKFLTDLDDMQRMAQASLDFLRGGEDSEPLAPVDLNALLESLQEDAEDTGQAIRIDGATDRPLHCRPLALKRCLTNLLDNALKYGQRAEIAVQDTPARVTLRVRDQGPGIPETELERVFEPFYRLESSRSRDTGGTGLGLSIARNIARAHGGELTLRNHPRGGLEARVELPR
- the hemF gene encoding oxygen-dependent coproporphyrinogen oxidase, translating into MPEHPAVSTVLAYLRELQDRLTQALEAADGAAIFAEDAWQRPASDGALAGGGRTRVLRDGAVFEQAGINFSHVAGTRLPPSATAQRPELAGRSFEAMGVSLVVHPRNPYVPTSHANIRFFNAASEQAEPVWWFGGGFDLTPYYGFEDDCIHWHHTARTACEPFGPEVYPRFKQWCDRYFFIKHRNEPRGSGGLFFDDLNDWGFERCFAFLQSVGDHYLPAYLPIVERRRELPYGERERAFQLYRRGRYVEFNLVYDRGTLFGLQSGGRTESILMSLPPLVRFEYAWQPEPDSPESRLYEHFLKPRDWLTLEDYQNVGGD